In one Staphylococcus lutrae genomic region, the following are encoded:
- a CDS encoding YitT family protein, whose amino-acid sequence MEFQEAPTVSYKREKPKKTRQFFKRFFFITLGAVLMGVALELFLVPNHLLDGGIVGISIILSHLTGFKLGVFIFILNLPFFFLGYKQIGKTFAISTIYAIFILSFVTIILHPVDPVIHDKFLVTIFGGAILGIGVGTVLRYGGSLDGTEILSILVHSKLPFSVGEIVMFINFFIFGIAGFVFTWDSALFSVIAYFIASKMIDTVLLGFDESKAVWVISDAYKDIGEAINSRLGRGVTYLKGEGAYTGEDKRVIFCVITRLEEAKLKDIVMEIDASAFLSIGNVSEVRGGNHRKRDIH is encoded by the coding sequence ATGGAATTTCAAGAAGCGCCCACGGTCTCTTACAAACGAGAAAAGCCTAAAAAAACACGTCAATTTTTTAAACGGTTTTTCTTCATCACTTTAGGCGCAGTGCTTATGGGCGTAGCACTGGAACTATTTTTAGTACCGAATCATTTACTTGATGGTGGCATTGTTGGTATTTCAATTATTCTTTCTCATTTAACTGGGTTTAAGCTAGGGGTTTTTATTTTCATTCTGAACTTGCCCTTTTTCTTCTTAGGTTATAAACAAATTGGTAAAACTTTTGCGATTTCAACAATATATGCCATTTTTATTCTCTCCTTTGTCACAATCATTTTACATCCTGTTGATCCAGTGATTCATGACAAATTTTTAGTCACTATTTTTGGGGGTGCCATTCTTGGTATTGGTGTCGGTACGGTCTTGCGCTATGGAGGGTCATTAGACGGGACAGAAATCTTATCCATCCTTGTCCACTCAAAATTACCTTTTTCAGTCGGCGAAATCGTTATGTTTATTAATTTTTTCATTTTTGGTATTGCTGGCTTTGTTTTCACTTGGGATAGTGCTTTGTTTAGTGTCATTGCCTATTTTATCGCTTCTAAAATGATTGATACGGTATTGCTTGGCTTTGACGAATCAAAAGCCGTTTGGGTCATTAGCGATGCCTATAAAGATATTGGGGAAGCCATCAATTCTCGTCTCGGTCGTGGTGTCACTTATTTAAAAGGTGAGGGCGCATATACCGGGGAAGATAAGCGTGTTATTTTCTGCGTGATTACGCGTCTTGAAGAAGCCAAATTAAAAGACATTGTCATGGAAATCGATGCAAGTGCGTTTCTTTCTATCGGTAATGTTTCGGAAGTTCGTGGAGGAAACCATCGCAAGCGCGACATTCATTAA
- a CDS encoding YycH family regulatory protein yields MRTRELIKSIILALLVLLSIVLTVMIWNFSPDLTDADSTHTKEDTEAIGTRYDKSLNQVITPLQLVEVDNEHIKGKPAGKEVNVMMTAFQKHRITEVEDIQNDEVVLLRHLSNHFLVLDYPTDIPLSMYLNDVIEMPAKVPTNFNFDRLILDLDNTQHIVLYAMQSNHQRAIKLVTNLSAQNIQERIQKMKGFEPYTDIVTNRRAINKATYLYTLKKSKDLKSYRTIFNRINVEDLNAILFDNTPIVRTTNSGNTTYNNNTGVVNYNANRETYDYTNLSEDEHSTRNMNVSLPRAFDFINKHGGFTDDFRLFRADRDQGELTYQMFLNGRPIFYPNQLNEIRVIWGERGLYEYSRGLLKTNVTIDNGEKPEALPDAEEVRAALASQSTLDFSKVSQMVVGYRMSPLKGEEETIEIQEGSQFIPTWYVKYDNEWYEYDDGELKQA; encoded by the coding sequence ATGCGAACTAGAGAACTGATTAAGTCTATCATCTTAGCACTGCTTGTCTTATTGAGTATTGTCCTCACAGTCATGATTTGGAACTTTTCACCTGATTTAACCGATGCAGATAGTACGCATACGAAAGAGGATACGGAAGCGATTGGAACGCGTTACGATAAATCGTTGAATCAGGTGATTACACCATTACAATTGGTAGAAGTGGATAATGAACATATTAAAGGAAAACCGGCCGGTAAAGAGGTCAACGTCATGATGACGGCATTTCAAAAACATCGTATTACTGAAGTAGAAGATATACAAAATGATGAAGTCGTCTTATTGCGTCATTTAAGCAATCATTTTCTTGTTTTAGACTACCCGACAGACATCCCGCTGTCTATGTATTTAAATGATGTCATTGAAATGCCTGCTAAAGTACCGACCAACTTCAACTTCGATCGCCTTATTTTAGATTTAGACAACACACAACATATTGTGTTATATGCGATGCAATCGAATCATCAACGCGCCATTAAATTAGTGACGAATTTGAGTGCGCAAAATATTCAAGAACGTATCCAAAAAATGAAAGGTTTCGAACCATACACCGACATTGTGACAAATCGTCGTGCAATTAATAAAGCCACGTACTTATATACGTTGAAAAAGTCGAAAGATTTGAAGTCCTATCGTACAATTTTTAATCGAATTAATGTGGAAGATTTAAATGCGATATTATTTGATAATACGCCGATTGTGCGGACGACGAATAGTGGGAACACCACGTATAATAACAACACCGGCGTGGTCAACTACAACGCGAACCGTGAAACATACGATTATACCAATTTGTCAGAAGATGAGCACAGCACACGTAATATGAATGTGAGCCTGCCAAGAGCTTTTGATTTTATTAATAAACATGGGGGTTTTACCGATGATTTTCGTTTGTTCAGAGCGGATCGTGATCAAGGGGAGCTCACTTATCAAATGTTCCTCAATGGACGACCGATTTTTTATCCGAATCAATTGAACGAAATTCGTGTCATATGGGGCGAACGTGGCTTATATGAATACAGTCGAGGATTGTTGAAAACGAATGTAACGATTGATAACGGCGAAAAACCAGAAGCGTTACCAGATGCCGAAGAGGTACGTGCCGCCCTAGCGAGTCAGAGTACGTTGGATTTTTCAAAAGTCAGTCAGATGGTCGTAGGTTATCGTATGAGCCCGCTTAAAGGTGAAGAAGAAACGATTGAAATTCAAGAGGGAAGCCAGTTTATACCGACATGGTATGTCAAATATGATAATGAGTGGTACGAATATGATGATGGGGAGTTGAAGCAGGCATGA
- the walK gene encoding cell wall metabolism sensor histidine kinase WalK, which yields MKWLKQFQSLHTKLVIVYVLLIIIGMQIIGLYFTNSLEKEMTETFKTNISQNAKQIELGIEKIYADDNDSGNTQKDIQNLLNEYANRNEMIEIRFIDKDQIIIATSKQSNRTMINQKANENSIQKALSLGQENSDTVLKDYGEGKQRVWLKNVPVTTAKGLIGDIYIESNINQVYDQLSNINQIFIVGTGISLIITVILGFFIARTITRPITDMRNQTVEMSKGNYTQRVKIYGNDEIGELALAFNNLSKRVQEAQANTESEKRRLDSVITHMSDGVIATDRRGRIRIINDMALKMLGKSKEEVSGHFIFDVLDLQDEFSLEELNENNESVLLDINEEEGIIARVNFSTIVQATGFVTGYIAVLHDVTEQQQIERERREFVANVSHELRTPLTSMNSYIEALEEGAWRDESIAPQFLTVTREETERMIRLVNDLLHLSKMDNKSEPITKEIIDFNMFINKMINRHEMAAKDTIFVRDIPRETIFTEVDPDKMTQVFDNVITNAMKYSRGEKRVEFHVKHNPVHSRLTIRIKDNGIGIPINQVSKIFDRFFRVDKARTRKMGGTGLGLAISKEIVEAHHGRIWANSVEGQGTAIFITLPCEKIEEGDWDAN from the coding sequence ATGAAGTGGTTAAAACAATTTCAATCTCTTCACACAAAACTCGTCATTGTATATGTCTTGTTGATTATTATCGGGATGCAAATTATTGGCTTGTACTTTACCAATAGTCTCGAAAAGGAAATGACGGAGACGTTTAAGACAAACATCTCTCAAAATGCGAAACAAATTGAGTTAGGTATTGAAAAAATATACGCAGATGATAATGATTCAGGTAATACGCAAAAAGATATTCAAAATTTATTAAATGAATATGCGAATCGAAATGAAATGATTGAAATTCGTTTTATCGATAAAGATCAAATTATTATTGCGACTTCAAAGCAATCGAATCGAACGATGATCAACCAAAAAGCCAATGAAAATTCCATTCAAAAAGCACTCTCGCTAGGACAAGAAAATTCAGATACGGTGTTGAAAGATTATGGTGAAGGTAAACAGCGTGTATGGTTGAAAAACGTCCCTGTGACCACGGCGAAAGGTTTGATTGGTGACATTTACATTGAGTCAAACATTAATCAAGTGTACGACCAATTAAGCAATATTAACCAAATCTTTATTGTAGGTACAGGCATATCATTGATTATAACAGTCATTCTCGGTTTCTTTATTGCGCGTACCATTACCCGACCGATTACTGATATGCGTAATCAAACGGTCGAGATGTCTAAAGGGAACTATACCCAGCGTGTTAAAATCTATGGGAATGATGAAATTGGTGAACTGGCACTCGCGTTTAACAACTTGTCAAAGCGTGTTCAAGAAGCACAGGCCAATACAGAGAGTGAGAAGCGGCGTTTGGACTCGGTCATTACCCATATGAGTGACGGCGTCATTGCGACAGATCGGCGGGGTCGTATACGGATTATTAATGATATGGCGTTAAAAATGTTAGGTAAGTCTAAAGAGGAAGTCTCCGGGCACTTTATTTTTGATGTCCTTGACTTACAAGACGAGTTTTCTTTAGAGGAATTGAATGAAAATAACGAAAGTGTATTGCTTGATATCAATGAAGAAGAAGGGATCATTGCACGTGTGAATTTTAGTACGATTGTGCAAGCAACGGGTTTTGTGACAGGGTATATTGCCGTTTTACATGATGTCACAGAACAACAACAAATCGAACGTGAACGTCGAGAGTTTGTGGCGAATGTGTCTCATGAACTCCGTACGCCATTGACATCGATGAACAGCTATATTGAAGCATTGGAAGAAGGGGCATGGCGTGATGAATCGATTGCACCTCAATTTTTAACGGTGACACGTGAAGAGACCGAGCGAATGATTCGTCTGGTGAATGATTTATTACATCTTTCTAAAATGGATAATAAATCTGAGCCGATTACGAAAGAGATTATTGATTTTAATATGTTTATCAATAAAATGATTAATCGACATGAGATGGCTGCGAAAGATACGATATTTGTACGTGATATTCCGAGAGAGACGATTTTTACAGAGGTTGATCCAGATAAAATGACACAAGTATTCGACAATGTCATCACGAACGCGATGAAATATTCGCGGGGAGAAAAACGCGTGGAGTTCCACGTGAAACACAACCCTGTGCATAGCCGTTTAACCATTCGAATTAAAGATAATGGGATTGGGATTCCGATTAATCAAGTGAGTAAAATATTCGACCGTTTTTTCCGTGTGGATAAAGCACGTACGAGAAAAATGGGAGGTACAGGTCTTGGCCTTGCAATCTCAAAAGAAATTGTGGAGGCGCATCATGGACGTATTTGGGCGAACAGTGTAGAAGGTCAAGGTACAGCAATTTTCATCACACTCCCTTGTGAAAAAATCGAGGAAGGTGACTGGGATGCGAACTAG
- the yycF gene encoding response regulator YycF, with protein MARKVVVVDDEKPIADILEFNLKKEGYEVFVAYDGNDAVDLIYEKEPDIVLLDIMLPGQDGMEVCREVRKKFEMPIIMLTAKDSEIDKVLGLELGADDYVTKPFSTRELIARVKANLRRHYTQPSQENHMQTNEIAIKDIVIYPDAYSIKKRGEDIDLTHREFELFHYLSKHMGQVMTREHLLQTVWGYDYFGDVRTVDVTIRRLREKIEDDPSHPDYIVTRRGVGYFLQQHE; from the coding sequence ATGGCAAGAAAAGTAGTCGTAGTCGATGATGAAAAACCAATTGCAGATATATTGGAATTTAATTTAAAAAAGGAAGGGTATGAAGTGTTTGTCGCATACGATGGCAATGACGCGGTAGATTTAATTTATGAAAAAGAACCGGACATTGTATTACTCGACATTATGCTGCCTGGACAAGACGGAATGGAAGTCTGCCGTGAAGTACGTAAAAAATTTGAAATGCCGATTATTATGCTGACTGCCAAAGATTCTGAGATTGATAAAGTGCTTGGTCTTGAACTGGGTGCGGATGATTATGTGACAAAACCGTTTAGTACGCGTGAGTTGATTGCACGTGTGAAAGCGAACTTGCGTCGTCACTATACGCAACCAAGCCAAGAAAATCATATGCAAACAAATGAAATCGCAATTAAAGATATTGTGATTTATCCAGATGCCTACTCAATCAAAAAACGCGGGGAAGACATTGATTTGACACATCGTGAATTTGAGTTGTTTCATTATTTATCGAAACATATGGGACAAGTCATGACGCGTGAACATTTACTTCAAACTGTCTGGGGATATGATTATTTTGGTGATGTACGTACAGTAGACGTAACGATTCGTCGCTTGCGTGAAAAAATTGAAGATGATCCGTCTCACCCAGACTACATTGTGACGCGTCGAGGTGTAGGGTATTTCCTGCAACAACATGAATAG